Below is a window of Paraburkholderia kururiensis DNA.
CGGCTTCGAGTTGCGCCGTCACGCGAGCGCGCTCACCGATTTTTCGGACCCAGCTGCCATCGAACGTGTGTATTACCCGGAATCCGAAGCGCTGCTCAAGCGCTGCACGGGCGCGAAGCGCGTCGTCATCTTCGATCACACGCTGCGTGATGGCCGCGCCACGCGCGCCGACGGCGTGCGCGAGCCGGTGAAATACGTCCACAACGACCAGACCTTCGTATCGGGTCCGCGCCGCGTACGCGATCATCTGTCGCCGCAGGAAGCGCAAGCGCTGCTCAAGGGACGCGTCGCCATCGTCAATTTGTGGCGGCCCGTCGGCGAGACGGTAGAGTCGTCGCCGCTCGCGCTGTGCGACTCGCGCAGCATTGCGTTGACCGACCTCGTGCCCTCGGACCTCGTCTATCGCGACAAGATCGGCGAAACCTACGCGTTCGTATTCAATCCTGCGCACCGCTGGTACTACTTTCCGCACATGACGCCCGACGAAGTGCTGCTGCTCAAGATCTACGATTCCGCAGGTGACAGCATCGCGCGACTGACGGCCCATACCGCGT
It encodes the following:
- a CDS encoding CmcJ/NvfI family oxidoreductase; protein product: MSDIVIETPVVVEAGLNYLVPNGERPVTYAYEPPAGVPLRNGVYRAQRVRIANARITPPPGGLALDRNGFELRRHASALTDFSDPAAIERVYYPESEALLKRCTGAKRVVIFDHTLRDGRATRADGVREPVKYVHNDQTFVSGPRRVRDHLSPQEAQALLKGRVAIVNLWRPVGETVESSPLALCDSRSIALTDLVPSDLVYRDKIGETYAFVFNPAHRWYYFPHMTPDEVLLLKIYDSAGDSIARLTAHTAFDDPSSPPDAPARRSIELRSLVFF